The proteins below come from a single Gossypium raimondii isolate GPD5lz chromosome 2, ASM2569854v1, whole genome shotgun sequence genomic window:
- the LOC105788739 gene encoding G-type lectin S-receptor-like serine/threonine-protein kinase At1g34300: MMMKQMSLSFFLFLYLLTSFFIASSATISLGSSITPSSPRLTWHSSNSTFSISFIPSASSNSLLAAITYAGGVPIWTAGNGTTVDSAGSLRLLSNGALHLVNGSGAVVWDSGTANQGVSSASLEESGELRLLGNGSSVVWSSFDHPTDTIVPTQNFTVGRVLRSGLYTFYLQRSGNLTLRWNDSIVYWTQGLNSSFDANLTSPSLGLQTIGILNLFDPSLSTGSIVAYSSDYAEGSNILRFLRLDEDGNLRIYSSSQGSGTITPRWSAVLDQCDVFGYCGNMGICSYNDTSPICGCPSENFELVDVNDRRQGCKRKREIEDCPGSAAMLELDHAEFLTYSPELSSQVFFIGISACRLNCLVSASCVASTSLSDGSGVCYLKTTEFVSGYQSASLPSTSYVKVCGPILPNPSPFADNVENGSGWRVHGWVVVVVIVATVLVLIALEGSLWWWCCRNSPKFGGLSAQYALLEYASGAPVQFSYKELQRLTKGFKEKLGAGGFGAVYKGVLANRTVMAVKQLEGIEQGEKQFRMEVATISSTHHLNLVRLIGFCSEGRHRLLVYEFMKNGSLDNFLFTTEEHSGKMLSWEYRYNVALGTARGITYLHEECRDCIVHCDIKPENILLDENFNAKVSDFGLAKLINPKDHRYRTLTSVRGTRGYLAPEWLANLPITSKSDVYSYGMVLLEIVSGRRNFDVSADTNRKKFSVWAYEEFEKGNIEGIVDKKLRSKDVDMEQITRAIQVSFWCIQEQPSHRPMMGKVVQMLEGITDIERPPAPKAATEGSISGTSINVSSNISAFSTFAVSAPAPSSSSSLQTVGISPLASGMISSEKQSSSLIQPDMKC; this comes from the coding sequence atgatgatgaaacAAATGAGCCTCTCTTTCTTTCTATTCCTTTACCTCTTAACTTCCTTCTTTATTGCTTCATCGGCCACAATCTCGTTAGGCTCCTCCATCACCCCCTCATCCCCACGCCTAACATGGCACTCTTCCAATTCCACTTTCTCCATTTCCTTCATTCCCTCTGCTTCTTCCAACTCTCTCCTCGCTGCCATCACGTATGCAGGTGGGGTTCCTATTTGGACTGCTGGAAATGGCACCACCGTTGACTCTGCTGGTTCCCTCCGTTTACTCTCCAACGGAGCTCTTCATCTTGTCAATGGTTCTGGCGCTGTCGTTTGGGACTCTGGCACTGCCAACCAGGGTGTTTCCTCTGCTTCCTTGGAAGAATCCGGGGAACTCCGGCTATTGGGCAATGGCAGTTCTGTAGTTTGGTCTTCATTTGACCATCCAACGGATACCATCGTTCCGACTCAGAATTTCACTGTTGGCAGAGTTCTAAGATCTGGGTTGTATACCTTTTATCTTCAAAGGTCAGGGAATTTAACTTTGAGATGGAATGATAGTATTGTTTATTGGACCCAAGGGTTGAATTCTTCTTTTGATGCAAATTTAACTTCACCGAGTTTAGGGTTGCAAACTATTGGTATTTTGAATCTGTTTGATCCTAGTTTGAGTACTGGGTCAATTGTGGCTTACAGTAGTGATTATGCGGAAGGAAGTAATATTTTGAGGTTTTTAAGGTTAGATGAGGATGGGAATCTAAGGATTTATAGTTCTTCTCAAGGTAGTGGGACTATAACTCCGAGATGGTCCGCAGTTTTAGATCAGTGTGATGTTTTTGGTTACTGTGGGAATATGGGAATTTGTAGTTATAATGATACGAGCCCAATTTGCGGGTGTCCTTCAGAGAATTTTGAGTTGGTGGATGTGAATGATAGGAGGCAAGGGTGTAAGAGGAAAAGGGAGATAGAGGATTGTCCAGGGAGTGCTGCTATGTTGGAACTGGATCATGCTGAGTTTTTGACTTATTCGCCTGAGTTGTCTTCTCAGGTTTTCTTTATTGGGATATCAGCTTGTAGATTGAATTGTCTTGTCAGCGCTTCTTGTGTTGCTTCCACTTCTTTGTCGGATGGATCAGGGGTCTGTTACTTGAAAACTACTGAGTTTGTGAGTGGGTATCAGAGTGCATCACTTCCTAGTACTTCTTATGTTAAGGTTTGTGGACCAATATTACCAAACCCATCTCCTTTTGCGGATAATGTAGAGAATGGGAGTGGTTGGAGGGTGCATGGCTGGGTTGTAGTGGTTGTGATTGTGGCTACCGTGTTGGTTTTGATTGCATTGGAAGGCAGTTTATGGTGGTGGTGCTGCAGAAACAGTCCCAAATTTGGGGGTCTATCAGCTCAATATGCTCTTCTTGAGTATGCGTCTGGTGCTCCTGTTCAGTTCTCATATAAGGAGCTTCAGCGCTTAACCAAGGGATTTAAGGAAAAGCTTGGAGCCGGAGGGTTTGGGGCTGTATATAAAGGAGTTCTTGCTAACAGAACTGTTATGGCAGTGAAGCAACTAGAAGGTATTGAGCAGGGTGAAAAGCAGTTTAGAATGGAGGTTGCAACCATCAGTAGCACCCACCATTTAAACTTGGTGAGATTGATCGGTTTTTGCTCTGAGGGCCGTCACAGGCTTTTAGTTTACGAGTTTATGAAAAATGGGTCTCTAGATAACTTCCTTTTTACCACAGAAGAGCACTCAGGAAAGATGTTGAGCTGGGAATACCGTTATAATGTTGCTCTTGGAACTGCAAGGGGAATCACATACCTTCATGAGGAGTGTAGGGACTGCATTGTTCATTGCGATATAAAGCCTGAGAACATTCTCTTGGATGAAAATTTCAATGCCAAAGTGTCAGATTTCGGACTTGCCAAACTTATAAATCCCAAAGACCATAGATACCGAACACTGACAAGTGTTAGGGGAACAAGGGGCTATTTGGCACCTGAATGGCTTGCAAACCTTCCAATAACTTCAAAATCTGATGTTTATAGTTACGGGATGGTCTTGTTGGAGATAGTGAGTGGAAGAAGGAATTTTGATGTTTCAGCGGACACAAATAGGAAAAAGTTCTCTGTGTGGGCTTATGAAGAGTTTGAGAAGGGTAATATAGAGGGAATTGTTGATAAAAAGCTTCGTAGTAAAGATGTGGACATGGAGCAAATAACTAGGGCAATTCAGGTTAGTTTCTGGTGCATCCAGGAACAGCCTTCTCATCGGCCAATGATGGGAAAAGTGGTTCAGATGCTGGAAGGAATCACAGATATTGAGAGACCGCCAGCACCAAAAGCTGCCACCGAAGGTTCTATAAGCGGAACCAGCATAAACGTGAGCAGTAATATCAGCGCTTTCTCAACTTTTGCTGTTTCCGCCCCAGCTCcctcatcatcatcttcattgcAAACAGTTGGGATTTCTCCCTTAGCTTCAGGAATGATTTCTTCAGAAAAGCAGTCATCATCCCTGATACAGCCTGACATGAAATGCTAA
- the LOC105788743 gene encoding uncharacterized protein LOC105788743, protein MGFDNECILNIQSLAGEYFCPVCRLLVYPNEALQSQCTHLYCKPCLTYVVSTTRACPYDGYLVTEADSMPLVESNQALAETIGKITVHCLYHRSGCTWQGPLSECTAHCSGCVFGNSPVVCNRCGVQIVHRQVQEHAQNCLMVQPQAQKAEGGQEISASGTAAAADHTQVASQAQASQTTTSNTPVQDLNQQANPNPQSHAISQVAMVTSEQWSQQQQQQFQQYYQHYSGYDPYYQHYYPYQQQALPQQQPLQVNAKQMTGHNPVYLQTQPLPQPEVQSQPQAQPHSHLPDQVPVAAQPQNQAPTNEQQQPQLTMPPHSQIPAQTYPTTQGHSQPQVQPLPQAHPHQQYGHIPQYQQLHSQMQLPQPQLHPASQAEPQAQQLQPRPPPQPQLQRHPQPSQPLNPNLLTQTQHPAAQAVSGHQSYSQSQPHQQMQLVTLQNPLHMPAQGGLHPLQHPAEKQNSYPQQPPQIRPPQSHAPIPNQQQPGLLPLPGPMLQQAHYHSLQHPHSVQPQSVMQPPGSIMPQQYMEQQPLSTQPMGLVQPQMHQQGPFVQQQQSLQSQICPPGPPQSFLQPPHAYPQPQQNVAELHAVQPYQRPNLAGRPLTPNHGLQSQPYPLSAPGMLVKPLQLGVNQLSSYQNNMLGTNNQSGLTLQPMSEVPGDHGTLNVVEQEADLSSQGIAKKEANVLDVASSLGANMVNPNTSKYNADLKSIDEKPAGDVGDNTSGFDISTKLIQESRWTDLVLNRDTLSKNMAKGEAIEDQKDVVNGEHKVEEKANLGEEQNGKMLKERNKSQDEGTAKGPAGNELTGIPPCSQVQPGSFLQPSHSVPVVDQGILQPLQMPYGSNSNQQKPAASATLQAHPPGLPSYAQAPGLPPNQVRPQASGQTSVPPENFASSFGRGPSSYGPQGPYNQGPASGAPRMPRSETLVCPAFGTPSYGPEAHLVQQRSANMLDYHADSERLKRQDEHLNPYPLDHVHPAGDRGQFDEDLKLFSRPSQLDTEPVPKYGSYFSSSRPLDRGPHGFAKDMGPWAHEKETRGLSFDPMIGSGHPRFFPPYHPDDAGERSVGLPEDTLGRPEFLGTVPGYGRRRMDGFVSRSPGREYSGVSSHRFGGYPGDEIDGKECRFNGFPGHIHRGGFESSDHMAEHFGPDIRPPHFRRGEHFGRNNLPGQLQMEGPIGFGDFSSHEQMGEFDGPGNFRQPRLGEPGFRSSYSLPEFPNDGGIYTGGMDSFEILRTRKPLSMGWCRICKVDCETVEGLDLHSQTGEHQKTAMDMVAIIKQNAKKQKQTSSDHSLHNDSNKSKNAKFESRSNNIKS, encoded by the exons ATGGGATTTGATAATGAGTGCATACTGAACATCCAATCTCTGGCTGGAGAGTACTTCTGCCCTGTTTGTCGCCTGCTAGTCTACCCAAATGAAGCATTACAGTCGCAATGCACCCATCTTTACTGCAAACCGTGTTTAACCTACGTTGTCAGCACTACTCGAGCTTGTCCTTATGATGGTTATTTGGTAACAGAAGCTGATTCTATG CCTCTTGTTGAGTCAAATCAGGCACTTGCGGAAACCATTGGGAAGATCACTGTTCATTGTCTTTACCATAGGAGTGGCTGCACATGGCAGGGTCCGCTTTCTGAATGTACAGCTCATTGCTCTGGGTGTGTATTTGGCAATTCTCCTGTTGTATGTAATCGGTGTGGTGTTCAGATTGTGCATCGTCAAGTTCAAGAACATGCACAAAATTGCCTT ATGGTGCAGCCTCAGGCACAGAAGGCTGAGGGTGGTCAGGAAATTTCAGCATCGGGCactgctgctgctgctgatCATACTCAGGTTGCTTCTCAGGCCCAGGCATCTCAAACTACAACATCCAATACACCCGTACAGGACCTCAATCAGCAGGCTAATCCAAATCCTCAGTCTCATGCCATCTCCCAGGTTGCTATGGTTACTTCAGAACAGTGGTCTCAACAGCAGCAACAACAGTTTCAGCAATACTACCAGCATTATTCTGGATATGACCCGTATTATCAACATTACTATCCATATCAGCAGCAGGCATTACCACAGCAGCAACCTTTGCAGGTTAATGCAAAACAAATGACTGGACACAATCCAGTGTACCTGCAGACACAACCTCTACCTCAACCAGAGGTTCAGTCGCAACCACAGGCCCAGCCTCATTCACACTTACCTGATCAGGTTCCTGTGGCTGCTCAACCGCAGAACCAGGCACCAACCAATGAACAACAGCAACCTCAGCTTACAATGCCACCACACTCTCAAATTCCAGCACAAACTTACCCAACAACCCAGGGCCATTCACAACCTCAGGTTCAACCACTTCCTCAAGCTCATCCTCATCAGCAATATGGGCACATACCTCAGTATCAGCAGCTTCATTCCCAGATGCAACTGCCACAGCCCCAGCTTCATCCTGCTTCTCAAGCTGAGCCACAGGCTCAGCAGCTTCAGCCTCGGCCCCCTCCCCAGCCCCAGCTTCAGCGACATCCTCAACCAAGCCAGCCCTTGAATCCAAATTTGTTGACTCAGACACAGCACCCTGCAGCCCAGGCAGTGTCTGGTCATCAGTCTTATTCACAATCGCAGCCTCACCAGCAAATGCAGCTGGTAACACTACAAAATCCCTTGCATATGCCTGCTCAAGGTGGCCTTCATCCACTGCAACATCCTGCTGAAAAGCAGAATTCGTACCCTCAGCAACCTCCTCAGATTCGCCCGCCCCAATCTCATGCTCCAATTCCAAACCAACAGCAGCCTGGTTTGTTGCCTTTACCTGGTCCTATGCTGCAACAAGCTCATTATCATTCTCTTCAACATCCACATTCAGTTCAACCACAATCAGTTATGCAGCCTCCCGGATCAATTATGCCTCAGCAATATATGGAGCAGCAACCTCTGTCAACCCAACCGATGGGCTTGGTTCAGCCTCAAATGCATCAGCAAGGCCCTTTTGTGCAGCAACAACAGTCATTGCAATCTCAAATATGCCCCCCAGGTCCCCCTCAGTCCTTTCTGCAGCCTCCTCATGCCTATCCACAACCGCAGCAAAATGTTGCAGAATTGCATGCTGTGCAGCCCTATCAAAGACCTAATCTTGCCGGGAGACCTTTGACACCAAATCATGGACTACAATCACAGCCATATCCACTTTCTGCACCTGGGATGCTGGTTAAGCCTTTGCAGCTTGGTGTGAACCAGCTATCTTCTTATCAGAATAACATGCTTGGAACCAACAACCAGTCTGGGTTAACTTTGCAACCAATGTCAGAGGTGCCAGGAGATCATGGTACTTTAAATGTGGTTGAGCAAGAAGCAGATTTATCTTCCCAGGGAATTGCGAAGAAGGAAGCTAATGTGTTGGATGTCGCATCTAGTCTTGGAGCTAATATGGTCAACCCTAATACTTCAAAATACAATGCTGATTTGAAATCTATAGATGAAAAACCTGCCGGTGATGTTGGGGATAATACTAGTGGGTTCGATATATCTACTAAGCTGATACAAGAATCTAGATGGACAGATCTTGTATTGAATAGAGATACTTTGTCTAAGAATATGGCCAAGGGTGAGGCTATTGAGGACCAGAAAGATGTTGTCAATGGTGAACACAAAGTCGAAGAAAAGGCTAATCTTGGTGAAGAACAGAATGGGAAGATgctgaaagaaagaaataaatctCAAGATGAAGGTACTGCTAAAGGTCCTGCAGGCAATGAATTGACAGGTATCCCTCCATGTAGTCAAGTGCAGCCTGGAAGCTTTCTGCAGCCTTCTCATTCAGTTCCAGTTGTTGACCAGGGAATACTCCAGCCCCTACAGATGCCTTATGGGTCTAATAGTAACCAACAAAAACCTGCTGCTTCTGCAACATTACAAGCACATCCACCAGGACTGCCTTCGTATGCACAAGCACCAGGACTTCCTCCCAATCAAGTTAGACCTCAGGCCTCCGGACAGACTTCAGTTCCACCTGAAAATTTTGCTTCTTCCTTTGGCAGAGGACCAAGTAGTTATGGTCCTCAAGGGCCTTATAATCAAGGTCCTGCTTCTGGTGCTCCTAGGATGCCTCGAAGTGAAACTCTTGTATGCCCAGCATTTGGCACACCATCATATGGCCCTGAAGCTCATTTGGTTCAGCAGCGTTCTGCAAATATGTTGGACTATCATGCTGATAGTGAAAGGTTAAAAAGACAAGATGAGCATTTGAATCCATACCCTTTGGATCATGTTCATCCTGCTGGTGATCGAGGACAATTTGACGAAGATCTTAAACTATTTTCTAGGCCTTCTCAATTGGACACTGAGCCTGTTCCTAAATATGGGAGCTACTTCTCCTCATCCAGGCCTCTTGATAGAGGTCCTCATGGCTTTGCTAAGGATATGGGACCATGGGCCCATGAGAAGGAAACTCGTGGTTTGAGTTTTGATCCTATGATTGGCTCCGGTCATCCTCGATTCTTTCCACCATATCATCCTGATGATGCAGGGGAAAGGTCAGTTGGTCTTCCTGAAGATACCCTAGGCAGACCAGAATTTCTTGGAACAGTTCCTGGCTACGGTCGGCGTCGTATGGATGGTTTTGTCTCTAGAAGTCCAGGAAGAGAATATTCAGGTGTATCCTCACACAGATTTGGAGGATATCCTGGTGATGAGATAGATGGCAAGGAGTGTCGGTTCAATGGTTTTCCTGGGCATATACATAGGGGTGGGTTCGAGAGTTCTGACCACATGGCAGAGCATTTTGGTCCAGATATTAGACCTCCACACTTTAGAAGGGGTGAACATTTTGGTCGCAATAACTTGCCCGGTCAGTTGCAGATGGAAGGACCTATTGGCTTTGGTGATTTTTCTAGCCATGAACAAATGGGAGAATTTGATGGGCCTGGAAATTTCCGTCAACCACGACTCGGTGAGCCAGGATTTAGAAGCAGCTATTCACTTCCAGAATTTCCTAATGATGGTGGAATCTATACA GGTGGTATGGattcatttgaaattttgagaacGAGAAAACCGTTGAGCATGGGTTGGTGCCGGATTTGTAAAGTGGACTGTGAAACAGTTGAAGGCTTGGACCTGCACTCACAAACAGGGGAGCACCAGAAGACGGCTATGGATATGGTTGCAATCATCAAACAAAAtgcaaagaaacagaaaca AACCTCCAGTGATCATTCCCTACACAATGATTCAAACAAATCAAAGAATGCAAAATTTGAAAGCCGCTCGAATAATATTAAGTCTTGA